A window of Candidatus Vicinibacter proximus contains these coding sequences:
- a CDS encoding CrcB family protein, which translates to MSVYHFLLVFIGGGTGCCLRYSLGVITFSHPKLFMVPTLLVNILASCILGFLMYRYIAHPEKEWIRTLLMVGFCGGFSTFSAFSFENFLLLRNGEWLWAAGYAMISVIACLAAVAGGYFLSKLYW; encoded by the coding sequence TTGAGCGTATACCATTTTCTCTTGGTTTTTATAGGTGGAGGTACCGGTTGTTGTTTGCGATATAGCCTTGGGGTCATCACTTTTTCTCATCCAAAGTTATTTATGGTACCTACCCTTCTGGTAAATATTTTAGCCTCATGCATCCTGGGATTTCTCATGTACCGCTACATTGCACATCCGGAAAAAGAATGGATACGTACCCTATTGATGGTTGGATTTTGCGGAGGATTCAGCACTTTTTCCGCTTTCAGTTTTGAAAACTTTTTATTGCTAAGAAATGGAGAGTGGTTGTGGGCTGCAGGATATGCCATGATTAGTGTGATCGCATGTCTGGCAGCAGTAGCAGGTGGGTATTTCCTGTCGAAATTATATTGGTAA
- a CDS encoding DUF2279 domain-containing protein — protein MTKSEFNPQQRTCCGFFFNPNSPSQLAQRLLFILFIVCHNLNAQNSASSFLRPADSLVKKRVFLAGGFSALSYTGFSAGLYFAWYRNQNLGKFRQFNDWNEWRHMDKMGHLYNGFFQSDLIYQGARWTGINKRHALLYGVGISMLFQSTIELYDGFSPKWGFSWPDMAANGIGGGLFVVQEALWNEQKFYLKFSSYPIKYSRQPVLHPRADELFGTSLGERLLKDYNAQTYWLSFNPVHWSGTSKKYWPMFLNIALGYGANNLYGGYRNEWVEKDGTFRKLDALEYPRYAQYLLSLDIDLRKIPVKNPYLRSVFRILNIFKFPFPALEFNSLGKLKGHWLYF, from the coding sequence GTGACAAAATCTGAATTCAATCCGCAGCAAAGGACTTGCTGCGGATTTTTTTTTAATCCAAACAGCCCGTCTCAATTGGCACAGAGACTTTTATTCATTCTCTTTATTGTTTGCCATAATTTAAATGCCCAAAATTCTGCTTCCTCTTTCCTGAGACCGGCTGACAGCCTTGTTAAGAAAAGGGTATTTTTAGCAGGGGGTTTCTCTGCTCTAAGCTATACTGGATTTTCTGCAGGACTCTATTTTGCATGGTACCGAAATCAAAATTTAGGAAAATTCAGACAGTTCAACGATTGGAATGAATGGCGCCATATGGATAAAATGGGTCATTTATACAATGGGTTTTTTCAAAGTGATCTGATTTATCAGGGAGCACGTTGGACCGGAATAAATAAACGACATGCTTTATTGTATGGAGTAGGGATCTCTATGTTGTTCCAGTCGACCATCGAATTATACGATGGCTTCAGTCCCAAATGGGGTTTTTCATGGCCTGATATGGCCGCTAATGGAATCGGAGGTGGGCTTTTTGTTGTCCAGGAAGCCCTCTGGAACGAGCAAAAATTTTATTTAAAATTTTCATCTTACCCCATAAAATATTCCAGGCAACCAGTACTTCACCCACGGGCTGATGAGTTGTTCGGGACAAGCCTTGGCGAACGATTGTTAAAGGATTATAATGCGCAGACATACTGGCTTTCCTTCAATCCTGTCCATTGGAGTGGAACTTCGAAAAAATACTGGCCAATGTTCCTCAACATTGCCTTAGGTTATGGTGCAAACAACCTTTATGGCGGCTATCGCAATGAATGGGTAGAAAAGGATGGGACATTCAGAAAGCTGGATGCCTTAGAATATCCACGCTATGCTCAATACTTACTTTCACTGGATATAGATCTCAGAAAAATACCTGTAAAAAATCCTTACCTCAGATCCGTCTTCCGCATACTAAACATTTTCAAGTTTCCATTTCCCGCACTGGAATTTAATAGTCTTGGAAAGTTGAAAGGGCATTGGTTATATTTTTGA
- a CDS encoding adenosylhomocysteinase yields the protein MEQVANQLKFKVKDLNLADWGRKEIELAEAEMPGLMSLREKYGKVKPLSGARIAGCLHMTIQTAVLIETLIELGAEVSWSSCNIFSTQDHAAAAIAARGIPVYAWKGMNNEEFDWCIEQTLFAFKDGQPLNMILDDGGDLTNMVLDRFPELIAGIRGISEETTTGVLRLYERVQKGTLSMPAININDSVTKSKFDNKYGCKESCVDAIRRATDLMMAGKVAVVAGYGDVGKGSAASLRGAGCRVIVTEIDPICALQAAMDGYQVLKMDNAVRMANIVVTATGNRDILVGRHFKLMKDKTVVCNIGHFDNEIDVAWLNTNYGNSKVEIKPQVDKYTVDGKDIILLAEGRLVNLGCATGHPSFVMSNSFTNQVIAQMELWSNHGSYENKVYTLPKHLDEQVARLHLDKIGVELETLEDHQANYIGVKKEGPYKPEYYRY from the coding sequence ATGGAACAAGTTGCTAATCAACTGAAATTTAAAGTAAAAGACCTCAATCTTGCAGATTGGGGAAGAAAAGAGATTGAACTTGCCGAAGCTGAAATGCCGGGTTTGATGTCTCTAAGAGAAAAATACGGTAAGGTAAAACCCCTTAGCGGAGCCAGAATTGCAGGTTGTCTTCACATGACTATCCAGACTGCAGTATTGATAGAAACATTGATCGAGCTGGGTGCTGAGGTCAGCTGGTCCTCTTGTAACATCTTCTCTACTCAGGACCACGCCGCAGCCGCTATCGCCGCAAGAGGAATTCCGGTTTATGCCTGGAAGGGAATGAACAATGAAGAATTTGACTGGTGTATCGAACAAACATTGTTTGCGTTTAAAGACGGTCAGCCACTAAATATGATCCTCGATGACGGTGGTGATCTAACCAATATGGTTTTGGATAGATTTCCTGAATTGATTGCCGGAATCAGGGGAATTTCTGAAGAAACCACGACTGGGGTTTTGAGATTGTATGAAAGAGTACAAAAAGGTACCTTGAGCATGCCTGCAATCAACATCAATGACTCGGTTACAAAGTCAAAATTTGACAACAAATACGGTTGCAAAGAATCCTGTGTGGATGCCATTCGCAGAGCCACTGATTTAATGATGGCCGGAAAAGTTGCCGTGGTTGCAGGATATGGCGATGTGGGAAAAGGTTCTGCTGCTTCACTTAGAGGTGCTGGTTGCAGAGTGATTGTTACCGAAATCGATCCTATCTGCGCATTACAGGCAGCCATGGATGGATATCAGGTTCTTAAAATGGATAATGCGGTTAGGATGGCAAACATAGTTGTGACCGCAACCGGAAACCGTGATATCCTTGTAGGACGACATTTCAAATTGATGAAAGACAAAACGGTGGTCTGTAACATCGGACATTTTGATAATGAAATTGATGTAGCCTGGTTAAATACCAATTACGGAAACAGCAAGGTTGAAATTAAGCCTCAGGTGGATAAATATACCGTAGATGGTAAAGACATTATTCTGCTCGCAGAAGGAAGGTTGGTTAATTTAGGTTGTGCTACAGGACATCCATCTTTTGTAATGTCCAATTCTTTCACCAATCAGGTTATTGCTCAGATGGAGTTGTGGTCTAATCATGGCAGCTATGAAAACAAAGTGTACACTTTGCCAAAACATTTGGATGAGCAGGTAGCCAGATTACACCTGGATAAAATTGGTGTCGAACTGGAAACACTGGAGGATCATCAGGCAAATTATATTGGGGTAAAGAAGGAAGGTCCTTATAAACCGGAATACTACCGCTATTAA